The Microbacterium sp. W4I20 genome segment TGCGGTGTTCCTTGAGCTTCGCCTCGACGAGCGCGAGCGTGAGGCCAGAGCCGATCAGCGGGATGTCGCTCTTCAGCCGCAGCAGGTACGGGACCGCACCGATGTGGTCTTCGTGCCCGTGTGTGAGCACCACGCCGACGATGTCGTCGAGGCGATCGCGGATCGGCTCGAAGTCGGGAAGGATCAGGTCGACGCCCGGCTGGTGCTCCTCGGGGAAGAGCACGCCGCAGTCGACGATCAGGATCTTGCCGTCGTACTCGAACATGGTCATGTTCCGGCCGATCTCGCCGAGACCGCCGATCGGGATGACCCGGAGCGTTCCTTCGTCGAGAGCGGACGGTTCTGACAGGGGGATGGACATGCTGTCTCCTCAGTCGGACACTGTGCGCGTCCGTTCGTTCATGGCGACGCGCCTCAGCGCGTCGTGCCGTGCACCTTCGGCAGGGCACCACCCGCGGCCGCGTTGCGGTCGGGTCGGAAGTTCGAGAAATCGGCGCCGGGCACGTTCTTGACGAGGTCGAGCTCGTCCTCGATGAGCGCGGCCTCCCACTCCTCCGGGCCGACCAGGGGCAGGCGCACGCGCGGGCTCGAGATACGGCCGAGACCGTGCAGGATGTATTTCGCTGCGACGGTGCCGGGCACGTGGGTCATGACGGCGCGCACGAGCGGCTCGAGCCGCTTGTGCTCCGCCGTGGCCGTGGCGAGGTCACCGTTGTTCACCGCATCGATGATGGTGCGGTACGGGCCGGGCGCCACGTTCGCGGTGACGCCGATCAGGCCCGTGGCGCCGATCGCGAGATGCGGCAGCGCATTGGCGTCGTCACCGGAGAAGTACATGAGGTCGGTCTGGTTGAGCACGCGGCTCACCTCGGAGAAGTCGCCCTTAGCATCTTTCACCGCGAGGATGTTGGGGTGCTTCGCGAGACGCAGGATCGTCTCGTACTTGATCGGCACGCCCGTGCGCCCGGGGATGTCGTAGAGGATCAC includes the following:
- the dapA gene encoding 4-hydroxy-tetrahydrodipicolinate synthase, with protein sequence MTHSGNPFGQVLVALVTPMTADGEVDWPAVEKHIDDVITAGADGIVVTGTTGETSTLTDPEKLKLVEVGKSVAAGRAKIITGGGSNETAHAIELYKASEKAGADGIMIVTPYYNKPTQAGILTHFRMVADATDLPVILYDIPGRTGVPIKYETILRLAKHPNILAVKDAKGDFSEVSRVLNQTDLMYFSGDDANALPHLAIGATGLIGVTANVAPGPYRTIIDAVNNGDLATATAEHKRLEPLVRAVMTHVPGTVAAKYILHGLGRISSPRVRLPLVGPEEWEAALIEDELDLVKNVPGADFSNFRPDRNAAAGGALPKVHGTTR